One Leopardus geoffroyi isolate Oge1 chromosome E1, O.geoffroyi_Oge1_pat1.0, whole genome shotgun sequence genomic window, cagcagtgtaatTACTATGTCATCACACAAAGATTATTATGTTCCCTGTGATGTAACTTTCATCCCCgtgactgacttattttctaactagaagtttgtacctcttcacCTAGTTCTCCcatcctcccaccctcctccccactggcaaccaccagttctgtttttataaatctgtttctttttgttcttacACGTTATTCTGTATCCACATTGTCTGCATCTGATTGGAtccctgaattttattttcactgtgaCATTCTCCATAGATACAGATTATTGGCTGCCACTTTGAGGGTTGACCTTCCTTCTGGGTATGCACTGTCAGTCCTCACACAACACAGAGAAATTCCAAACGGATTTCAGCTTGTCACTGTCCCACCTATCCTTTTATTCAAAGAACATGAGGGGTCCTGGTCATGCTCTGCTCATATGGATCCTACTCTCTGACCCCGACTCTCCTCcttgggtttgaacccacagCATTGCCTTAAGCAACTGGTGGTTTGTGGCCCATCTGACAGACCTGCTGGATCACTGCAAGCTCCTCCAGTCACACAACCTCTAGTAAGTATGTGGCAGCCAGGCCAGCCCTTGGGacttggcggggggaggggggtccacTGTATGGAAGCACGGTTGGGCTATGGGAGGGCCCTGAATGGAGCAGGCCATGGGTTTTGGTCTCATGTTACATTTTATTCCAGCTTCGGATCCAACATGAGAGAGTTCCTCCTGCTGGAATATGCCTCCGGCCTGTTTGCTCATCATAGGTAGGAAGACCCCAACGGTGCTTTTCAGCATGCAAGATGGTGTTCTTCCCCATCTGGTTCCCTGAAGTCTACGGGGCGTGCGGGAGGAGCCATCTCAGTGCCAATCCTTGAGCTCCAGGGCAGCACCTGGGCACCCCAGGCCCTCATGTCTGTCCTCGGACTGTTGCAGCCTCTGGCAGTTGGGAGTGGATTACTTCGACTACTGCCCTGAGCTGGGCCGAGTTTCCTTGGAGCTGCACATTGAGCGGATCCCTTTGAGCACTGAGCAGAAAGCCCTCAAGGTGCTGCGGATTTGTGAGCAGCGGCAGATGACTGAGCAAGGTGAGCCTGCCCTCTTCCCGGCATGCTTCCTGTTCATGCCGTGCCAGCCACACAAGAGAGAGGCTGGGCAGCGCGTGCCAAGAGATAAGCCAAAACAGGAAAATTATTGAGGAAGGAAGGATAAGGAGCTGGGGATCCACCGAGACTTAGAAAGCAATGGAGCAcattaccttttaaaaagattcttacCCACTTCTGTCTCCTGCCTACTCTAAGTTCAGGGTTGGGGTCAGCTTCTCCCAGGTGGGTTGCTGTTGCTAAGGCTGCTCAGTGGGGAAGAAGTGGGACCAGAGTCAGCTCAGGAGGAGCACAGAAAGGAAAGCAGTGTTATTtgttcctcctcccctcaccGTTGAGTGCAAAAACTCAAGTTTTCTTTTCAAGGCATTTGCTTGCATATGACCTTCTCTGAAAGCACATGGCATTCAAGACCCAAAGGGTTTTTGACACCTGGACAGATAATGAAGGAGCTGACCTGTGGAGAGCAATAAAAATCTTTTTGCCATCCCTGAAATCAAACCCACTCACAAAGCCAGTCCTGCCAGGGTGGGTCATAGTGTGATCAGAGCCAGGAGACAATTTATAAACCCCAAAGTTCCCAGTGTTACCGACCAACTTGTATTTGGAGCCTGTGGACAGGCTGCAGAAAGCTCAGAGGAGTCGGGAAGCCTGTTTCTGTCCAGCAAGGGTTATGAATGGAGTGACTTGCAGGGTGAAAAGttaaccttctttcttttttcttgccaagTTCGCAGCATTTGTAAGATCTTAGCCATGAAAGCTGTCCGCAACAATCgcctgggctctgccctgtctTGGAGCATCCGAGCCAAGGATGCAGCCTTTGCCACGCTGGTGTCAGACAGGTGGGTTCAGTCAGTCCCTTTTGGCTTTCTGGGAGCTGTATGGGAAGTTGGGAGGTTGAGGAAGTGGGGCCTGGGACTGCCGCTCTGACCTCTGGGCCTGGCCTTGCAGGTTCCTCAGGGATTACTGTGAGCGAGGCTGCTTTTCCGATCTGGATCTCATTGACAACCTTGGGCCAGCCATGATGCTCAGTGATCGACTGACATTCTTGGGTGAGTCTTTGGGCTCTGTCCCCTGGACCTTCGGCATGGTGGAGATGGGAGGTACTATCTAGACTTCTTCAGTGTTTCCTTCCTGTTAAGCCCAAATTCCAAACCACATAGAACCCTGTGTGCCAGACTCTGCAAAGCATACTTTCTGGTTAACATTTCCcagtaatttcaaaattaaagagaaaggtgCAAAAGTAGTTGCAGGAATAAGGAACTCCCATGTACACTTTATCCAGATTCACCGTTTATATTTTGCCTCATTTATTTTACTAGGTTTTTAGGGAACAGTCTGAGAGTAAGTTGGAgactttgtttccctttcctcataAATACTTGAGCATGTATTTTCTAAGAACAAGAACATCCTCTCATATAACCAGTTACCAGAATGCACGGCTCTCCTCAGATCTGTAATCTACATTCTGATTATATCTGCTGTCCCAGCAAGGTCTTTTATCAACTCCACGTTCACAAATTCAGTTGTCCTGTCTCTTTAGTGCCCCTGCCTTTCTTGGTGTTTCTTCACtgtgacatttttgaagaatctGTTCAGCTCTCTTATAGAACGTTCTCTATAATCTacgtgaatggggaggggcagagagagggagagagaatcccaagcaagctccacacagccagcacagagcctgacttagggcttgaactcacagactgtgatgtcatgacctgagctgaaatcaagagatggacatttgacccactgagccacccaggcacccaaaactttttttttttttttaatcctgttgTTCTCATTGGTCCAGGACGTTTGGAGTCAGTTCTGAAAGAATCTCTCTGCTTTCACATGGCTGGTCTGGGGTTTCTCTTGGCTTGTTTAGGGCGAGAGGTGACCTAGTGTTCTCTCTTCACAATAGGAAAGTACCGTGAGTTCCACCGATTTTATGGGGAGAAGCGCTTTTTTGATGCGGCTTCTCTTCTCCTGTCATTGATGACTTCTCAGATTGCTCCACGATGTTTCTGGGTAACACTATTAACAGATGCCCTGCCCCTTTTGGAACAGAAACAGGTACAGTTTTAATCCACAgtgattttgtgttttatagtCTTTGACAGAATGCTTCATTCTGTAGCTGTTGCAGATGCACATCCACACATCATCTCCCAAGTAGAGCCCTGTGTGTGGGGCATTCTCTCGTAATGCCCTGTCTGGAAATAAGAGTTATCTACAACGAGAAAAGCTACTTAATTTGAAATGAGGCAGCTGTCTACTAACAATACTCAGCCTAGTGCCCTGACGAGAAAGGCTGGGGGTGACAGTACGGGTGCTGTTCTTCCAGGGCTGCATATATGAAGCCTGCCCCTCCAAAGGGCATGCACGGAAGGCAATCTCTGAACCCGGGCACATGCCCAGATCAGCGCAGGCCTTGGTTGGGAAGCATCTAAGCAAAAcagcttcttttttctcttttaggtgATTTTTACAACAGAGCAAACATATGAGCTGATGAGATGTCTGGAGGACTTGGCCTCAGGAAGGCCAGTGCGGGGAGAGCCTGGTGCTCAGCGACTCCAGGTCATTTTAGCTTTTGGGTTGTTGATTCTGTAATGGCGAGGAGAAAAGGCTCCCTCTATCTTGGACTCCCCTACTTCCCTCCTGAAACGCTGGCCCCTTACAAACTTGTGCTTCTTGGTTTAGCTCTTAACCTGTAATTGACACACCAGCTTGTTTTAGGAGAAAGTGGGGTGATCCTAGTGTTCTGGTCTCTACTTGTCTCTTGGTCAGTCGCAGAGGTTCTTTGCATGCAGTTCCCTCAGATAAACCACTTGCTAGAAGCTATTAAGGGTTAAATGCCCTTGGTCTGCCTCCGGGTCACATAGAACCTTGCAGAACTTTAAAGAAGGAACACTTCCTGCCATACCTTATGCTGGCCTTCTTTGCTTTTTAGGAGGACATAGAGAACACCAAGCTGGAAATGCTGAGACTTGCTCTTGCGCGAAATCTTGCCCGGGCCATTATAAAAGAAGGCTCACTGGAAGGCTCCTGAGGCTAGCCAAGAGCTGCTGTAGCCTGGCATCTTTGTATgacaatgtatataaatttttgaaagaataaaaacatttttttccccctcaaatagAAGGCAAATTCTTAAAAGTTCAGCTAGGggttttttcctccctctgctgTGAACTTAAGGTGTTAGAAAGTACGCGTTTTGTTCTCCTTGGCATGGAACTTTTTTCCTGGTCTCCCAAAAGAAAAAGCCACTCCTGGAAGTTATGGTGAGTGCAGTGCCCTCTTCCTATTTGAAAGTCAAACGAGAGCAGTCAGTGGTTTACTTAGGATTCTGAAATTGAGCCTCATTTTAGAATCAACTGGAACATTGTTAATTGTTCTgtcctttaaaaaaggaaaaggtccAGGAACCTGTACTTTCATCAACAAAAACCTCAGGTGATGCCAGCAGATGTGTCTACATTTGGAATTCATTAAATGGTACTCTGTCCACTGTGGGGTGAATGGGTATTAGGATTCCAGCTACggcaaaaatgattttatttgacATGCAGCAGAACAAGGGCAGCAGAGTTGGGATATTGTATACAGCCATTTGTCACAAAGCAGTGACCTCAGTAGTAACACTCAATTTTAATGTCTAAAGCTTATTATAAAGGTGTATTTTCACACAGTAATCCCATAAACCTTCCCAGGGCTGCTAGCAGCTGGCTTTTGGAAAGCTCTTGGATTTACTCTGTATGTTGTGAATGGATTCACTTTTGACCTGTTCTAATCAAGCAGTGAATTCTGCTTGTGGAAGCTGGAAAGGAAGCGGGAGAGGACCTTCTGATACAGTAAGGAAACCTGGCAAAGTGCAGGGAGGGATCAGGGATTGTGGCATGTGCCACCTTTCCCCAGAGATGGCTTGGAGCCATCCAGCTAGGCCCAGATGAGCTGAGTGCTCTTTCCTCAGCTGGTGGTTGTCCCTTTCTTGCCCCGTGAGGCCTGGAGTCCCTGGCCCACTTTCATCTGGTAGAAGGAGCAACTCGGACAAGCGGCTGGAGGTTGAGCACTGCCGAAGCAATAGGGTCTGGTGACTCGATTCAAGCACGGCTCCTAATCTCACCACCTCCAGACCCCGTATCTTGCGGACATGCCCCTCAGCAGCTGGGGACAGTCAAGGTTCCTAGGCAACAGGTAAGAAGTCTAGTGCAATATGCCTGACCCTGAGGCTGCCTGTTCCCAAATACATGCCATACCACAGGCCAAATGGTGGGAAGAGGGGGGAAGCCTAAGCAGGAGAATGCAGAGGATGATGGGAGTTGTCCTCTCCTTCACAAACTCAAAGGGCAGGAGAGCAGTTTATTTCATGCCAAGCAAGAGGTAGTGAGTAGGATGGCCTATTCCCAAGGCAGGAGGCACACTTTTCCCAGAAAGCTTTGAGTACCTGCTtccagagaaggggagacactggttctcttccattttcttttgtatccCTAGTTTTGGCTGCCACAAGGccaagttctgtttttaataggCTGAGTTTCATATCCCACTGCGATGTCCATAGGACACAGCCTGCAACCACCAGAGACGAGCACACAACTCCTCACCCAGCGGCCATTCCAGGATGCTGCTGCCCATGGAAGGCAAGGCTGGAGACTCGGTAGTATGTCAACTTCTCTATGCCCAGGGCCACTTGGGACCACTGGGCTTTGCCTACCTCCCAAGAGGAGCCTGCCAGCAGGGGAAGCACAAAGTAGTGATGAGGGGGCTGAggcctctggggggggggtgtgagaaCACGGTCCTTGAGGGAGGGTGCCAAGTCTCTTTAGAGCCCTCCCCCCTTATGGCATCAGGATGCCAGCATGGGAGGAAAAAACCTACTCCCCTGCCTTGGGTCCACGTTCCCAGGGCAATAGTGCAGAGTCTggagccactccccacccctgacAGCACATGGCCACTTCAAGTCACACAGGTAGACAAAAAAACCAGGTCCTTTTAGGGGGCCAATGAGAGATCATCACGGCAGCAGCTTGGCTCCCAGCAGCAATGCCCAGGGCCCCTGTTCCGTATCAAAGCTCTAAGCACTGCAGTCAGGATGTGGAGAATGACTGGACCAGAGAGCCCTCCTGTCTTGTGGCAGCCTGCCTGAGCTTCAATGCGGAGGTGACACGGAGTCCTCTGGGGTCATAGGTTACCCCACTGTTCCACAGGAGGGAATTGGTCCACCTCGCCCACCTCTGTGCTCAGCTGCTCTCCCAGGGCGAAGGTCAGCCTATACCGAAGCCTCGCTTTCTCCTGTGACAAAGGGGCAAGCGTGTGAGACTTCCTCTTCTCCTCAAACCTTGGGGCCCTTTCTGTGCTCCCCTCACCACCCCAGGCTCACTCGGCCACTGAACCAGGGTAGGGAAGGGACACAGTTAATGCTGCGGTGTCACGGCACTTCAAACTGGGAGGCAGAGGTCCTAATCTGGGGCAGCTAGGGCTTCAGGATGGACCTTGGTTCTAGCTCACCTTCAGCGGATTGGCCAGCAGCATGACCTGGGTGATGGCTGCAGGCGGTTGGATGGGACTAAATGGAGACAGCTCTGTCCCAGAGGGTGGCTGTAACTTCACCTTCATTgactgaagaaaaagagaagctccTTTGAAGAGAGATGGCAGGTGCCCCTAGGAGGGAGCCTACTGGAGTCACAATGGACACATGGCTGCTGCCTGCTGGCCTCAGGGCCCCTCAACCCAGTGGGTTCAAGATAAGGCTACTTCTGCCTCTAGAGGCCCCAGGAAGCCAGGGGTACCTTTGGCACTGCAGCCTGCAGCACGATGCTCTTGATGGGCAAGGGAGCTGTGTTCAGCATGGACACTACCACCACCAGCACGTCAGGCCGTCCAGGCGGACACTCCTTGGCAAAGTGGAAGAGGATGCGGAAGCCATTTTTATCATAGGCTGTCACAGGAAGGGCGCTGCCTGTGAGGAGAGATCATGTGGGTGAAGGAGAAACCTCACAGAGCCCAGAGGGTGTTGGCCACAGCCAAGTGGGCAGGACCGGGCAACCCTGTGGCCAGCAGGGTCCTTGCAAGAATCTGGGAAAGAGCCTCTCAGAACCTCCCAAGAGTCCAGTGGCAACAAGGAGAGACCCAAGACAGCAAGGAAGCGGGTCATGTCTGGCTCTAAGGGACCTGGGCAGACAGCCTGTGCCCGCCCCTCATTCCCTATGACCCCACAGCCTGGGCCCCACATCCCCTCCTGCCCCATGCTTCCGACACTTACTAGGCTTGATAGATTCCAGGGGAACATGGACACTGGCCAGGGAGAGCTCTGGCCCCTTCATGGGGCTGCCCTGGGGCTGGAAGAGAGGACTGCTGGGcccaggggagaaggggaggagaggccgAGCAGTGGTGCTGGTGgggaccagaggggaggtggtggcccCAGGGAAGAAGATGGAGGAGACGGGTTTCACCAGACCTGATGtcctgagaggcaggaaggaggacaaGGCAAGTCAGAGACCTGGGGAAGCTATAGCGCCAACCCCTCAAAGCACCTCTCCCCTTCCCGCCAGGCAGAGCGGTTCTTACTACCCCACCTCCCACCGTTTCCAGATTCCCACCTGACTCAGTAGGCCAAAAGGGCACATCCCCAGACCCTCTGGAGCTGCCCCTGGTTCTGCCAAACCCAGGTCCAGCCCTCCCCAACCcagctctcccccactcattacGCTCTGGTCTCTTCCAGAAGATGATCAAGGGCATCCAGCTGGTGCAGGGTGCTATCGCCCAAAGCTGAGCCGTGGTACCCGAGGGCTGTGGGCTCAGCCTTGAGGGCTGGGGCCGGACCAGTTGGGAACAAGAAGGAGCCTGGTCTGGGGGCGGGAACACTGGCTGGGACCGCAGGAGCTGGGAAGGAGGGCGGCAGTGGAGCCTGGGAGCTGCCCGCGGACGGTGCTGAGGGTGGGACGAGAGGCCCATCCGAGGGGCTGGCGGCAGCACTCCCGGGCTCGGGGCCGCCAAAGTCCAGGTCCAGCTGCTCGTTCTGTTAGGGATGGAAAGTGCATGAGCAGAGGCTGCGGAGGGGTCTGCCGCAGATGGCAGGTTTCGGGTCTCCAACTCTGGCCCCCTTCCCTGGGGGCCCTGTGACCCCACCACTGGACAAGCAGCTTCCTGAGGCCAAGGCCAGCCCTTGGATGTGATCCACGTTCCTAAATGCACGCAGGGCAGTGCCCCAAGGAGTAAGGACAGTCGCCGCAGTTGGCTGCAGCCAACTGGGGCTGAGGATGAGTCGGGAAAGAGAAGTGAAGCTCGTCGAGCATTTTAGTGATGTCCCCTATGTCCCTACCTGGAACAGGGGCCATTGGCTGTTTCCAGCTGACTctgtgggaggggcagtgggggctgGATCAGCAAGGCCTGAAAACAGAAGATGATGGTGAGAAGGGGCTCTGCCTTGGGCAGTCCCACCTCACCCAGGGAAGGTCACATGACAAAATGAGCATCAAGGGGTGACAGGCGGGGAGGTTTTCCCCCAGGCAGCCTCCGGGGGGAGAGGGATCCTCTTCAGTCCTTATGTTCCGTATGTGGTGGGGGGCAGAGCAAGACAGTCCACTGCGTCCACGCTGCAGCCTGGGTGCAGACTGCCCTGAAGGCCGCTGAACTGGACTCTATCCCTCCCCCTGAAGCCCCCTTCTCCACCTCTGCTAAGTACACAGCCACCCCTCAGCCCTCCTCCCGATTCCACACGCCTTTTCGCTCTGCTGGCCCCTCCAGGACACACCCAAGCAGAGCAGCTCCTCGTCCAGCAGGCAGAGGGCATTGCTTGTGCTGTTGGGTCCCAGGGCGGCCTCGGCATGACTGGATGGGTGGCTGCGCCCAGGGCCTGAGGtctgggggggtggagggaggataGGGATGCCGGAGGACggtggggcaggggccggggccgACACTGAGGATGAGCTGCTTGGTGTGTCCAACTCAGCAAGGTCGATGAGAGTGCCTTGGTCCCTGGAGTGGTTTCCTGGATGGGCGAATGGAGGGGGACGGGACTGATTAGGGGCCACTCTAGTGGCTGCACAGAAGGAAGCAGAACCCTGAGCGCGGCCTCCAGCCTGGGCAACACTGAAAAGAAGCAAGCAAAGAAAACCCTATCCACAGCTCCTGGCCTCTGGGAAGCTGGAGGACCGCTTGGAGTGGCTCAGAATCCCCTCGGGCCCTGCAGGATGGCTTGTGGGTCAAGCGCTCAGGGCTCATGGCTCGGTGGCAGGGCCCACGGCTGGTCT contains:
- the GGA3 gene encoding ADP-ribosylation factor-binding protein GGA3 isoform X1; translated protein: MAEAEGESLESWLNKATNPSNRQEDWEYIIGFCDQINKELEGPQIAVRLLAHKIQSPQEWEAVQALTVLEACMKNCGRRFHNEVGKFRFLNELIKVVSPKYLGDRVSEKVKTKVIELLYSWTLALPEETKIKDAYHMLKRQGIVQSDPLIPVDRTLIPSPPPRPKNPVFDDEEKSKLLAKLLKSKNPDDLQEANKLIKSMVKEDEARIQKVTKRLHTLEEVNNNVKLLNEMLLHYSKEDSSEADKELMKELFDRCENKRRTLFKLASETEDNDNSLGDILQASDNLSRVISSYKTVVEGQVVNGEVATSAIPDSEGNHSRDQGTLIDLAELDTPSSSSSVSAPAPAPPSSGIPILPPPPQTSGPGRSHPSSHAEAALGPNSTSNALCLLDEELLCLGLADPAPTAPPTESAGNSQWPLFQNEQLDLDFGGPEPGSAAASPSDGPLVPPSAPSAGSSQAPLPPSFPAPAVPASVPAPRPGSFLFPTGPAPALKAEPTALGYHGSALGDSTLHQLDALDHLLEETRATSGLVKPVSSIFFPGATTSPLVPTSTTARPLLPFSPGPSSPLFQPQGSPMKGPELSLASVHVPLESIKPSSALPVTAYDKNGFRILFHFAKECPPGRPDVLVVVVSMLNTAPLPIKSIVLQAAVPKSMKVKLQPPSGTELSPFSPIQPPAAITQVMLLANPLKEKARLRYRLTFALGEQLSTEVGEVDQFPPVEQWGNL
- the GGA3 gene encoding ADP-ribosylation factor-binding protein GGA3 isoform X2, giving the protein MKNCGRRFHNEVGKFRFLNELIKVVSPKYLGDRVSEKVKTKVIELLYSWTLALPEETKIKDAYHMLKRQGIVQSDPLIPVDRTLIPSPPPRPKNPVFDDEEKSKLLAKLLKSKNPDDLQEANKLIKSMVKEDEARIQKVTKRLHTLEEVNNNVKLLNEMLLHYSKEDSSEADKELMKELFDRCENKRRTLFKLASETEDNDNSLGDILQASDNLSRVISSYKTVVEGQVVNGEVATSAIPDSEGNHSRDQGTLIDLAELDTPSSSSSVSAPAPAPPSSGIPILPPPPQTSGPGRSHPSSHAEAALGPNSTSNALCLLDEELLCLGLADPAPTAPPTESAGNSQWPLFQNEQLDLDFGGPEPGSAAASPSDGPLVPPSAPSAGSSQAPLPPSFPAPAVPASVPAPRPGSFLFPTGPAPALKAEPTALGYHGSALGDSTLHQLDALDHLLEETRATSGLVKPVSSIFFPGATTSPLVPTSTTARPLLPFSPGPSSPLFQPQGSPMKGPELSLASVHVPLESIKPSSALPVTAYDKNGFRILFHFAKECPPGRPDVLVVVVSMLNTAPLPIKSIVLQAAVPKSMKVKLQPPSGTELSPFSPIQPPAAITQVMLLANPLKEKARLRYRLTFALGEQLSTEVGEVDQFPPVEQWGNL
- the GGA3 gene encoding ADP-ribosylation factor-binding protein GGA3 isoform X3, translating into MAEAEGESLESWLNKATNPSNRQEDWEYIIGFCDQINKELEGPQIAVRLLAHKIQSPQEWEAVQALTVLEACMKNCGRRFHNEVGKFRFLNELIKVVSPKYLGDRVSEKVKTKVIELLYSWTLALPEETKIKDAYHMLKRQGIVQSDPLIPVDRTLIPSPPPRPKNPVFDDEEKSKLLAKLLKSKNPDDLQEANKLIKSMVKEDEARIQKVTKRLHTLEEVNNNVKLLNEMLLHYSKEDSSEADKELMKELFDRCENKRRTLFKLASETEDNDNSLGDILQASDNLSRVISSYKTVVEGQVVNGEVATSAIPDSEGLADPAPTAPPTESAGNSQWPLFQNEQLDLDFGGPEPGSAAASPSDGPLVPPSAPSAGSSQAPLPPSFPAPAVPASVPAPRPGSFLFPTGPAPALKAEPTALGYHGSALGDSTLHQLDALDHLLEETRATSGLVKPVSSIFFPGATTSPLVPTSTTARPLLPFSPGPSSPLFQPQGSPMKGPELSLASVHVPLESIKPSSALPVTAYDKNGFRILFHFAKECPPGRPDVLVVVVSMLNTAPLPIKSIVLQAAVPKSMKVKLQPPSGTELSPFSPIQPPAAITQVMLLANPLKEKARLRYRLTFALGEQLSTEVGEVDQFPPVEQWGNL